One segment of Macaca fascicularis isolate 582-1 chromosome 2, T2T-MFA8v1.1 DNA contains the following:
- the UBXN7 gene encoding UBX domain-containing protein 7 isoform X7 has product MHKGSFETAKECGQMQNKWLMINIQNVQDFACQCLNRDVWSNEAVKNIIREHFIFWQVYHDSEEGQRYIQFYKLGDFPYVSILDPRTGQKLVEWHQLDVSSFLDQVTGFLGEHGQLDGLSSSPPKKCARSESLIDASEDSQLEAAIRASLQETHFDSTQTKQDSRSDEESESELFSGSEEFISVCGSDEEEEVENLAKSRKSPHKDLGHRKEENRRPLTEPPVRTDPGTGTATNHQGLPAVDSEILEMPPEKSDGVVEGIDVNGPKAQLMLRYPDGKREQITLPEQAKLLALVKHVQSKGYPNERFELLTNFPRRKLSHLDYDITLQEAGLCPQETVFVQERN; this is encoded by the exons GCCAAAGAGTGTGGCCAGATGCAAAATAAGTGGCTGATGATAAACATTCAAAATGTGCAAGACTTTGCCTGTCAGTGCCTCAACCGCGACGTGTGGAGCAACGAAGCTGTGAAGAATATTATCCGGGAACATTTCATTTTCTGGCAG GTTTATCATGACAGTGAGGAAGGTCAGAGATACATACAGTTTTATAAGTTAGGGGATTTCCCCTATGTTTCCATATTGGACCCACGGACAG GTCAGAAGCTAGTAGAATGGCACCAGTTAGATGTATCTTCTTTCTTGGACCAAGTGACGGGATTTCTGGGTGAACATGGACAACTGGATGGACTTTCTAGCAGTCCCCCCAAAAAATGTGCCCGTTCA GAGAGCCTTATAGATGCAAGTGAAGACAGCCAGCTAGAAGCTGCCATCAGAGCCTCCTTACAAGAAACACATTTCGATTCAACACAGACAAAACAGGATAGCCGCTCAGATGAAGAATCTGAATCTGAACTTTTTTCTGGCAGTGAGGAGTTCATATCCGTTTGTGGCTCTGATGAAGAAGAAGAGGTAGAGAATCTTGCCAAGTCCAGAAAGTCTCCCCATAAAGATTTGGGGCATAGAAAAGAGGAGAATAGAAGGCCGCTGACTGAGCCCCCAGTCAGAACTGATCCTGGAACTGGAACAGCCACAAACCACCAAGGATTGCCAGCCGTAGATTCAGAGATACTCGAGATGCCACCTGAAAAATCAGATGGAGTAGTGGAGGGGATAGATGTAAATG GACCAAAAGCACAGCTGATGTTGCGGTATCCAGATGGAAAAAGGGAACAGATCACTCTTCCAGAGCAAGCTAAACTGCTA GCTTTGGTGAAGCACGTCCAGTCTAAAGGATATCCAAATGAACGTTTTGAACTTCTCACCAACTTTCCTCGAAGGAAATTATCTCATCTGGACTATGATATTACATTGCAAGAGGCAGGCCTTTGTCCTCAAGAGACTGTCTTTGTACAGGAAAGAAATTAA